The genomic stretch TTATTGAAAAATTTCCGTTTAAAATACAGACTATTCAAACAGATAACGGAATAGAGTTCACATATAAATATCAGAGCAGTGAAGTGAAAAGTCCTTTTGAAATAGAATTAAACAAACTAGGTATAAATCATAAATTAATACCACCACGAACACCTTGGCACAACGGAAAGGTAGAAAGAAGTCATAGAAACGACCAAAGATATTTCTATGAATGGGAAACATTCAGAAATATTGAAGAATTAAACACAAAATTAAAAGGACATTTGGAATGGAGTAATAACAAAACAATGAGAACACTTGATTACAAGAGTCCAATGCAGTTATTGAGTGAAAAGTTAGAATTGAAATCCATTCATTAATTAATATTCATAATCAAAAGTCAGTAAAACAAGCGAAATATTAAATCGTATTTTATTTTTACCCTAAAATGGGTCATATCTATTTACAACACAGATTAAAAAGTATTACGTTATAAATCAACATATTGTATTATGTACATATTTGTGCTATAGTTAAATTATCTAAAAATATTTTTATAAGAGGTATATTATTATGAATGATGATTATAACGATGACTACGACTTTGAGGATGAATTTGATTTTGATGAAGAAGAAATAGATCTACCGGAAGATGTGATTTATCTTAATGAAGGTGCAGATGCATATAATGCAAAAGATTATGAAAAGGCAATTAGCCTATACGAAAAATCAGCAAACTTGGGTAATGTAACTGCACTTAGCAATTTAGGATACTGTTATTATTATGGAAGAAGTATTCCGGTTGATAAAGAAAAAGCAAAATCTTATTGGGAAGAGGCTGCTATCTTTGGAGATATTCCTGCCGTATATAAACTAGGTGATATGTATAGAAATGGTGATTTGCCAAAGAGAATTGAGTATTCTCATAAACTATACAGAAGAGCTTTTGAAATGGCACTTAATGACCTTGATAATTATTATGTAGCACCTGATGCTATGCTTAGAATGATGAAGTACTATCCTGATGAATTAGAGGAATATGGTGATAAATTGGCTATATCCTTAAAATGTATTCAAGGTATCAAAAAGCGTATAGCAGAGGGTGACCCATATTCCCAAAAAGTCCTTCAAGATGCAAAAGACTGCTTATTAAAACTTATTGACGATTAGAGTATTAATGAAATAAGGTGTACCTATGAATATGATACAAATTGGCACAATATTATATGAAGATGATACTG from Ruminococcus bovis encodes the following:
- a CDS encoding integrase core domain-containing protein, with translation MKSPFEIELNKLGINHKLIPPRTPWHNGKVERSHRNDQRYFYEWETFRNIEELNTKLKGHLEWSNNKTMRTLDYKSPMQLLSEKLELKSIH
- a CDS encoding tetratricopeptide repeat protein — encoded protein: MNDDYNDDYDFEDEFDFDEEEIDLPEDVIYLNEGADAYNAKDYEKAISLYEKSANLGNVTALSNLGYCYYYGRSIPVDKEKAKSYWEEAAIFGDIPAVYKLGDMYRNGDLPKRIEYSHKLYRRAFEMALNDLDNYYVAPDAMLRMMKYYPDELEEYGDKLAISLKCIQGIKKRIAEGDPYSQKVLQDAKDCLLKLIDD